In the genome of Anomalospiza imberbis isolate Cuckoo-Finch-1a 21T00152 chromosome 27, ASM3175350v1, whole genome shotgun sequence, one region contains:
- the LOC137462997 gene encoding potassium voltage-gated channel subfamily V member 2-like, with protein MRQQWTRRASLSASLKIGDHRGHCRTPEEEESYIPFAQDSLVRQWNSMQNVADGNQEKSQAPIQRNKYFLNINVGGKLFQIAYKVLARYPITRLGKLALYTDPVKKLQLCDDYLVQKNEYFFDRDPSIFHYIFHFYRSGVLWVMDEMCPSNFVEEIEYWGIHLKYSQRCCRILLEEKRDELSEYLKIEKELEAELEPLESGTQFDGKFLGQFRKMAWNLIENPYSSVPAKIIAVMSSFFVLISIVGMTLSTVEEMKNKTGKMWMEQMEMICAIFFTSEYLMRLISSSSFKNFLRAAFNAIDLVAILPFYVQILFENLDEGDMQYHEELHKVENVSKLGKVLKLIKLMRIFRILKLARHSTGLRAFSFTMRQCYQQVCCLLLFIAMGVFTFSALIHSVEHDVPGTDFTSIPCAWWWAAVSLSTVGYGDTVPDTILGRMVAFVCISFGIILNGMPISILYNKFSDYYAKLKAHEMSQSLQLSRRIRLKERVLRKFSECWRADPRYYR; from the exons ATGAGGCAGCAGTGGACCAGGCGCGCGAGTCTCTCGGCCAGCCTGAAGATAGGGGATCACCGGGGACACTGCCGGACCCCGGAGGAAGAGGAATCCTACATCCCATTTGCACAGGACAGCCTGGTAAGGCAATGGAACTCCATGCAAAACGTGGCAGATGGTAACCAGGAGAAGAGCCAGGCTCCCATCCAAAGGAACAAGTACTTTCTCAACATTAATGTGGGTGGCAAATTGTTCCAGATAGCTTATAAGGTACTGGCCCGGTATCCCATCACCCGGCTTGGGAAGCTGGCGCTCTATACAGACCCCGTGaagaagctgcagctctgtgatGACTACTTGGTGCAGAAGAATGAGTACTTCTTTGATAGAGATCCTTCAATTTTCCACTACATCTTCCACTTCTACCGCAGTGGGGTCCTGTGGGTGATGGATGAGATGTGCCCCAGTAACTTTGTGGAGGAAATCGAGTACTGGGGAATCCATTTGAAATACTCCCAACGCTGCTGTCGGATCCTGTTAGAGGAAAAGCGAGATGAACTCAGTGAGTACCTGAAAAtagagaaggagctggaggcagAACTGGAGCCCCTAGAGTCAGGGACGCAGTTTGATGGCAAATTTCTGGGTCAGTTTCGGAAGATGGCCTGGAACCTCATTGAGAACCCATACTCTTCTGTCCCAGCCAAGATCATTGCTGTTATGTCGAGCTTCTTTGTGCTTATCTCCATTGTGGGCATGACACTGAGCACAGTGGAGGAGATGAAAAACAAGACAGGGAAAATGTGGATGGAGCAGATGGAGATGATCTGTGCCATTTTCTTCACCTCTGAATACCTCATGCGGCTCATATCCTCCTCCAGCTTCAAGAACTTTCTGCGGGCAGCGTTTAATGCTATAGACCTGGTGGCCATCCTGCCCTTCTACGTCCAGATCCTCTTTGAAAATCTGGATGAAGGAGACATGCAATACCATGAGGAGCTGCACAAGGTGGAGAACGTGAGCAAGCTGGGCAAAGTCCTCAAGCTCATCAAGCTCATGAGGATCTTCCGCATCCTCAAGCTGGCACGTCACTCCACTGGCCTCCGGGCCTTCAGCTTCACCATGCGCCAGTGCTACCAGCAGGtttgctgcctcctcctcttcatTGCCATGGGGGTCTTCACCTTCTCTGCTCTCATACACTCAGTGGAACATGATGTCCCTGGCACTGACTTCACCAGTATCCCCTGCGCGTGGTGGTGGGCAGCG GTCAGCCTCTCCACTGTGGGCTATGGAGACACTGTGCCTGACACAATACTCGGCAGGATGGTGGCATTTGTCTGCATCTCCTTCGGCATCATCCTCAATGGAATGCCCATCTCCATCCTCTACAACAAATTTTCTGACTACTATGCCAAGCTGAAGGCCCATGAGATGAGCCAGTCACTTCAGCTTTCCAGGAGGATCCGCTTGAAGGAGCGAGTCCTGCGGAAGTTCTCAGAGTGCTGGAGAGCTGACCCCCGCTATTACCGCTGA
- the LOC137462998 gene encoding bone morphogenetic protein 2-like, translated as MLGTVLLLLALAKTACPSPASAASRRAEALKKLLEVFGMEDPPAPPTHFKKPPQYMVDLFNTVANADGVTKNPDILEGNTVRSFLDKTHSEEMRFLFVLSSVAKNEKILTAELHLFRLWPRVTDGPKRHHFCQVSVYQVLEKDKPDAPGGKKLLAARLVSLQTSGWEVFAITPAVRDWTKDESSNQGLLVTVQGLVGSPLDPPPLQFASGRSHHESKKPMLVLFTDDGRRGASLPTAGFPDLKPQAPDLPAKMLVPKLGRSRSTRSLDWLQPCQRHPLSVDFEEIGWSGWIISPRGYNAFHCKGSCPFPLGENMRPTNHATVQSIINALKLSEGVSSPCCVPDKLYSINLLYFDDDENVVLKQYDDMVAGSCGCH; from the exons ATGCTGGGGACTGTCCTGttgctgctggccctggccaAGACGGCATGCCCGAGCCCAGCCAGCGCGGCGAGCCGGCGGGCTGAGGCGCTGAAGAAACTCCTGGAAGTCTTTGGCATGGAAGACCCGCCGGCCCCCCCAACTCACTTCAAGAAGCCACCCCAGTACATGGTGGATCTATTCAACACTGTCGCCAATGCAGATGGTGTCACCAAGAACCCTGACATCCTGGAGGGCAACACCGTCCGCAGCTTCCTGGATAAAA CTCACAGCGAGGAGATGCGGTTCCTGTTCGTCCTCTCCAGCGTGGCCAAGAACGAGAAGATCCTGACGGCAGAGCTGCACCTCTTCCGCCTCTGGCCGAGGGTCACCGATGGGCCCAAAAGGCATCACTTCTGCCAG GTCAGTGTGTACCAGGTGCTGGAGAAAGACAAGCCAGACGCCCCTGGAGGGAAGAAGCTGCTGGCAGCACGGCTTGTCTCACTGCAAACCTCGGGCTGGGAGGTCTTTGCCATCACGCCAGCT GTTCGCGACTGGACCAAAGATGAAAGCAGCAACCAGGGTTTGCTGGTGACGGTCCAGGGCCTGGTGGGGAGCCCACTTGATCCCCCACCACTGCAGTTTGCATCTGGTCGGAGTCACCATGAGAGCAAGAAGCCCATGTTGGTCCTTTTCACGGACGATGGGCGCCGCGGAGCGTCGCTGCCCACAGCCGGCTTCCCAG ATTTAAAGCCTCAGGCTCCCGATCTCCCTGCCAAGATGCTGGTGCCCAAGCTGGGCAGGTCACGCAGTACACGCTCTCTGGactggctccagccctgccagaggCATCCCTTGTCCGTGGACTTCGAGGAGATTGGCTGGTCTGGCTGGATCATCTCACCACGGGGGTACAATGCCTTCCACTGCAAAGGCTCTTGCCCCTTCCCTTTGGGTGAGAACATGCGGCCAACGAACCATGCCACAGTGCAGTCCATCATCAACGCCCTGAAGCTGAGCGAGGGTGTCAGCAGCCCCTGCTGTGTGCCCGACAAGCTCTACTCCATCAACCTCCTCTACTTCGATGATGACGAGAATGTGGTCCTCAAGCAGTACGATGACATggtggctgggagctgtggctgccactga
- the POLE4 gene encoding DNA polymerase epsilon subunit 4: MAAAAAVPGPGPAEPAAPGEEAAGAGPQGPGPARLARLPLARVKALVKADPDVTLASQEAVFVLARATELFVETIAKDAYVYAQQGKRKTLQRKDLDNAIEAIDEFAFLEGTLD, translated from the exons AtggcagcggcggcggccgtGCCGGGCCCGGGGCCCGCGGAGCCGGCGGCGCCCGGGGAGgaggcggcgggcgcggggccgcaGGGCCCGGGTCCGGCCCGCCTGGCCCGGCTGCCGCTGGCGCGGGTGAAGGCGCTGGTGAAGGCGGACCCGGACGTCACCCTGGCCAGCCAGGAGGCTGTGTTCGTGCTGGCGCGGGCCACG GAGCTGTTTGTTGAAACCATAGCCAAAGACGCTTACGTGTATGCCCagcaaggaaaaaggaaaacactgcAAAGAAAAGACCTGG ATAATGCCATTGAAGCTATTGATGAATTTGCTTTTTTGGAAG gtaCTTTGGACTGA
- the PRAM1 gene encoding PML-RARA-regulated adapter molecule 1 isoform X1 — MMHLEGSDAVVRHLRAKFQQKRKEPPNVGGWPESHPAASHGPEPGQTSAMASKGDPLQEAPRSRRDCSRPSPPHSTGQSMGQHSPHSACEIPARMVCRKKGTAPGANIHPVPAKPGGDVLNKKVEASFDPPHRKPAQQTWPPARDKGAPVVLAKGAAAAAPRLAVGSSQRTEHPALPWRKPLPHVRALGVKPGKPRRPPDVDLAKFRAAAHPGKPISPATEPPRSAQLGMARHRKVPQGRELLIQEGRSPHLEPAAPGRWKYWEGLWRGRLQSGCAASLPARFPLQDAPSGTGDEDEIYDDVEPVELARRSPGLLLPSVSQLPACPCPRGGGNASRASDRVTLLAATQRGSQVSQKMKTMTLKACKKEEKMDREFQKKFKFEGSISVLTQVMVDPAATEKRGGAKNLPLRRGEILDVIQFTNQEQILCRNSQRRYGYVPRAMMLPLDTDIYDDVEIYG, encoded by the exons ATG ATGCATCTGGAGGGGAGCGACGCTGTGGTGAGGCACCTTCGGGCAAAGTTCCaacagaagaggaaagaacCTCCCAATGTGGGTGGCTGGCCAGAGAGTCACCCTGCAGCCTCTCATGGACCAGAGCCAGGACAGACCTCTGCCATGGCCTCCAAGGGTGATCCTCTTCAGGAGGctcccaggagcaggagggactGCAGCAGGCCCTCTCCACCTCACAGTACGGGTCAGAGTATGGGACAGCATTCGCCTCATTCTGCCTGCGAGATCCCGGCACGAATGGTGTGTCGGAAGAAGGGGACGGCTCCAGGTGCCAACATCCACCCAGTGCCTGCAAAGCCGGGAGGAGATGTGTTGAACAAGAAGGTGGAAGCCAGCTTTGATCCTCCCCACAGGAAGCCAGCCCAGCAGACATGGCCACCTGCCAGAGACAAGGGGGCTCCAGTGGTTCTTGCCaaaggtgcagctgctgcagccccccggCTTGCTGTGGGAAGCTCCCAAAGGACAGagcacccagctctgccctggagGAAGCCTTTGCCACATGTCAGGGCACTGGGAGTGAAGCCAGGCAAGCCCCGACGCCCTCCTGATGTGGATTTGGCAAAGttcagagcagctgcacatCCTGGGAAACCCATCAGTCCTGCCACAGAACCACCAAGGAGTGCTCAGCTGGGTATGGCCAGGCATAGGAAGGTCCCtcagggaagggagctgctcatTCAGGAAGGAAGATCTCCCCACTTAgagcctgcagctcctgggagatggaaatactgggaggGCTTATGGAGAG GTCGCCTGCAATCAGGCTGTGCTGCATCACTGCCTGCACGGTTCCCACTGCAGGATGCTCCGAGTGGCACAGG GGATGAAGATGAGATATACGATGATGTTGAGCCTGTTGAGCTGGCCAGGAGAAGCCCAGGCCTTCTGCTGCCTTCTGTGTCCCAGCTGCCAGCGTGTCCCTGCCCCAGAGGAG GTGGAAATGCTAGCCGAGCCTCTGACAGGGTTACCTTGCTGGCAGCTACACAGAG AGGATCCCAGGTCTCCCAGAAGATGAAGACCATGACACTCAAGGCATGcaagaaggaagagaagatgGACAGGGAGTTTCAGAAGAAATTCAAG TTCGAAGGCAGCATCAGTGTCCTGACTCAGGTGATGGTCGACCCTGCAGCGACAGAGAAGAGGGGCGGAGCGAAGAACCTGCCACTGAGACGGGGAGAAATCCTTGATGTCATTCAGTTCACAAATCAGGAGCAAATCCTCTGCCGGAACAGCCAGAGGAGGT ATGGCTACGTGCCCCGGGCCATGATGCTGCCTCT GGACACTGACATCTATGATGACGTTGAGATTTATG GCTGA
- the PRAM1 gene encoding PML-RARA-regulated adapter molecule 1 isoform X2, which translates to MMHLEGSDAVVRHLRAKFQQKRKEPPNVGGWPESHPAASHGPEPGQTSAMASKGDPLQEAPRSRRDCSRPSPPHSTGQSMGQHSPHSACEIPARMVCRKKGTAPGANIHPVPAKPGGDVLNKKVEASFDPPHRKPAQQTWPPARDKGAPVVLAKGAAAAAPRLAVGSSQRTEHPALPWRKPLPHVRALGVKPGKPRRPPDVDLAKFRAAAHPGKPISPATEPPRSAQLGRLQSGCAASLPARFPLQDAPSGTGDEDEIYDDVEPVELARRSPGLLLPSVSQLPACPCPRGGGNASRASDRVTLLAATQRGSQVSQKMKTMTLKACKKEEKMDREFQKKFKFEGSISVLTQVMVDPAATEKRGGAKNLPLRRGEILDVIQFTNQEQILCRNSQRRYGYVPRAMMLPLDTDIYDDVEIYG; encoded by the exons ATG ATGCATCTGGAGGGGAGCGACGCTGTGGTGAGGCACCTTCGGGCAAAGTTCCaacagaagaggaaagaacCTCCCAATGTGGGTGGCTGGCCAGAGAGTCACCCTGCAGCCTCTCATGGACCAGAGCCAGGACAGACCTCTGCCATGGCCTCCAAGGGTGATCCTCTTCAGGAGGctcccaggagcaggagggactGCAGCAGGCCCTCTCCACCTCACAGTACGGGTCAGAGTATGGGACAGCATTCGCCTCATTCTGCCTGCGAGATCCCGGCACGAATGGTGTGTCGGAAGAAGGGGACGGCTCCAGGTGCCAACATCCACCCAGTGCCTGCAAAGCCGGGAGGAGATGTGTTGAACAAGAAGGTGGAAGCCAGCTTTGATCCTCCCCACAGGAAGCCAGCCCAGCAGACATGGCCACCTGCCAGAGACAAGGGGGCTCCAGTGGTTCTTGCCaaaggtgcagctgctgcagccccccggCTTGCTGTGGGAAGCTCCCAAAGGACAGagcacccagctctgccctggagGAAGCCTTTGCCACATGTCAGGGCACTGGGAGTGAAGCCAGGCAAGCCCCGACGCCCTCCTGATGTGGATTTGGCAAAGttcagagcagctgcacatCCTGGGAAACCCATCAGTCCTGCCACAGAACCACCAAGGAGTGCTCAGCTGG GTCGCCTGCAATCAGGCTGTGCTGCATCACTGCCTGCACGGTTCCCACTGCAGGATGCTCCGAGTGGCACAGG GGATGAAGATGAGATATACGATGATGTTGAGCCTGTTGAGCTGGCCAGGAGAAGCCCAGGCCTTCTGCTGCCTTCTGTGTCCCAGCTGCCAGCGTGTCCCTGCCCCAGAGGAG GTGGAAATGCTAGCCGAGCCTCTGACAGGGTTACCTTGCTGGCAGCTACACAGAG AGGATCCCAGGTCTCCCAGAAGATGAAGACCATGACACTCAAGGCATGcaagaaggaagagaagatgGACAGGGAGTTTCAGAAGAAATTCAAG TTCGAAGGCAGCATCAGTGTCCTGACTCAGGTGATGGTCGACCCTGCAGCGACAGAGAAGAGGGGCGGAGCGAAGAACCTGCCACTGAGACGGGGAGAAATCCTTGATGTCATTCAGTTCACAAATCAGGAGCAAATCCTCTGCCGGAACAGCCAGAGGAGGT ATGGCTACGTGCCCCGGGCCATGATGCTGCCTCT GGACACTGACATCTATGATGACGTTGAGATTTATG GCTGA